A stretch of Henckelia pumila isolate YLH828 chromosome 4, ASM3356847v2, whole genome shotgun sequence DNA encodes these proteins:
- the LOC140860372 gene encoding LOW QUALITY PROTEIN: puromycin-sensitive aminopeptidase (The sequence of the model RefSeq protein was modified relative to this genomic sequence to represent the inferred CDS: deleted 1 base in 1 codon) — MTTPKEIFLKDYKQPDYFFDTVDLNFTLGEEKTIVSSKIDVYPRVEGCSSPLVLDGVDLKLISLKVNGKELKEDDFHQDSRHLTVCSPPSGKFTMETVTEIYPQKNTSLEGLYKSSGNFCTQCEAEGFRKITFFQDRPDIIAKFSCRIEADKLLYPVLLSNGNLIEQGEIEGGKHYAIWEDPFKKPSYLFALVAGQLESRDDSFITCSGRKVILKIWAPSQDLPKTAHAMYSLKAAMKWDEDVFGLEYDLDLFNIVAVPDFNMGAMENKSLNIFNSKLVLASPETATDADYAAILGVIGHEYFHNWTGNRVTCRDWFQLSLKEGLTVFRDQEFSSDLGSRPVKRIADVSKLRTYQFPQDAGPMAHPVRPHSYIKMDNFYTVTVYEKGAEVVRMYKTLLSSSGFRKGMDLYFKRHDGQAVTCEDFFAAMRDANGADMSNFLLWYSQAGTPRLKVNSAYNAQDRTFSLKFSQEVPPTPGQPLKEPMFIPVALGLLDSNGKDMPLSSVYHDGKLENVISNGQPVNTIVLRVTKEEEEFVFRDILERPVPSILRGYSAPVRMDSDLTDADLSFLLANDSDEFNRWEAGQLLARKLMLSLVSDFQLNKPLVLSPRFLHGIKSILGDSSMDKEFIAKAITLPGEGEIMDMMEVADPDAIHAVRTFIRKQIASELKEELLNVVKNNRSSEQYAFNHSNMARRALKNIALAYLGSLGDAKITELALQEYRMATNMTEQFGALVALDQTPGQIRDEVLLIFATDFYNKWQHDFLVVSKWFALQATSDIPGNVENVRKLINHPAFDIRNPNKVYSLIGGFRGSPVNFHAKDGSGYKFLGEMVVQLDKLNPQVASGMVSAFSRWKRYDENRQVLAKSQLEMILSANGLSENVFEIASKSLAS, encoded by the exons ATGACTACACCAAAAGAGATCTTTTTGAAGGATTATAAGCAACCTGATTACTTTTTTGACACT GTGGACCTGAATTTTACTTTGGGTGAGGAAAAAACAATCGTTTCTTCAAAAATAGATGTATATCCCAGAGTCGAAG GTTGTTCTTCACCGCTAGTCTTGGATGGGGTTGATCTGAAACTGATTTCATTGAAGGTCAATGGAAAGGAGCTGAAG GAGGATGATTTCCATCAGGACTCACGCCATCTGACTGTTTGCTCTCCTCCAAGTGGTAAATTTACGATGGAAACTGTCACTGAAATCTATCCTCAGAAGAACACATCCTTGGAG GGTCTCTACAAGTCATCTGGGAATTTCTGCACACAGTGTGAAGCAGAGGGATTTCGGAAAATTACGTTCTTTCAG GACCGCCCGGATATCATAGCAAAATTCTCTTGTCGTATTGAAGCTGATAAGTTATTGTATCCTGTATTGTTATCTAACGGAAATCTCATAGAGCAAGGAGAGATTGAG GGGGGCAAGCATTATGCAATTTGGGAGGATCCTTTCAAGAAGCCATCCTATCTTTTTGCATTGGTTGCTGGACAATTAGAGAGCAGAGATGATTCTTTTATTACATGTTCTGGCCGGAAGGTCATACTTAAAATCTGGGCCCCTTCCCAAGATCTGCCGAAAACGGCACATGCCATGTACTCTTTGAAAGCAGCAATGAAATGGGATGAAGAT GTGTTTGGGCTTGAGTATGATCTGGATCTCTTTAACATCGTGGCTGTTCCAGATTTTAATAT GGGAGCCATGGAGAACAAGAGTTTGAAT ATTTTTAACTCCAAACTTGTCCTGGCATCTCCTGAAACTGCaacagatgcagattatgctgCAATTTTGGGTGTGATTGGGCATGAG TATTTCCACAATTGGACAGGCAACAG AGTGACATGTCGGGATTGGTTCCAGCTTAGCTTAAAGGAAGGTCTCACTGTTTTCCGTGATCAG GAATTTTCATCTGACTTGGGAAGCCGTCCAGTAAAACGGATAGCTGATGTTTCAAAGCTGCGAACTTATCAATTTCCTCAG GATGCTGGTCCCATGGCGCATCCTGTGCGACCTCATTCTTACATAAAG ATGGATAACTTCTACACAG TAACT GTGTATGAAAAG GGAGCTGAAGTTGTGAGGATGTACAAGACGCTGTTGAGCAGTTCAGGATTTCGAAAG GGTATGGATCTGTATTTCAAGAGGCATGATGGGCAAGCTGTGACATGCGAAGATTTCTTCGCTGCCATGAGGGATGCAAATGGTGCTGATATGTCCAATTTCTTGTTGTG GTATTCCCAGGCTGGGACACCCCGTCTGAAAGTTAACTCTGCTTATAATGCTCAAGATCGTACTTTTTCTCTCAAATTTAG CCAAGAGGTGCCCCCGACCCCAGGACAGCCGCTCAAAGAACCCATGTTTATTCCTGTCGCGTTGGGGCTTCTTGACTCTAATGGCAAGGATATGCCTCTATCCTCCGTGTACCACGATGGGAAATTGGAAAATGTTATCAGCAACGGTCAGCCAGTGAACACTATAGTTCTCAGGGTGACAAAG gaagaagaagaattcgTGTTCCGCGACATCCTAGAGCGCCCAGTACCATCTATTCTTCGGGGTTATAGTGCTCCTGTTCGGATGGATTCCGATCTCACTGATGCTGATTTGTCCTTTCTGCTTGCTAATGATTCTGATGAGTTCAATCG TTGGGAGGCTGGGCAGTTGCTAGCCAGAAAATTGATGCTTAGCCTAGTGTCAGACTTTCAGCTAAACAAGCCATTGGTTCTCAGTCCGCGGTTTTTACATGGAATCAAAAGCATACTTGGCGACTCAAGCATGGATAAG GAATTCATCGCGAAGGCTATAACTCTGCCTGGTGAAGGGGAAATCATGGACATGATGGAAGTTGCGGACCCTGATGCCATTCATGCGGTTAGAACTTTCATAAGAAAGCAGATCGCTtctgaattgaaagaagagtTACTTAATGTG GTGAAAAACAATAGAAGTTCTGAGCAATATGCGTTCAACCATTCGAATATGGCAAGGCGTGCTCTTAAAAATATCGCCCTTG CCTATCTTGGGTCACTTGGAGATGCCAAGATAACCGAGCTTGCTTTGCAGGAATATAGAATGGCCACAAATATGACCGAGCAATTTGGAGCTTTGGTAGCTCTAGATCAGACACCTGGTCAAATTCGAGATGAGGTTTTG CTGATTTTTGCCACTGATTTTTACAACAAGTGGCAGCATGATTTCTTG GTTGTAAGTAAGTGGTTTGCCCTCCAAGCCACGTCGGATATCCCTGGCAACGTGGAAAATGTTAGGAAGCTCATAAACCATCCGGCATTTGACATTCGTAATCCAAATAAG GTATACTCGCTGATCGGGGGATTCCGTGGATCTCCAGTCAACTTCCATGCGAAAGATGGATCCGGGTACAAATTCTTGGGTGAAATGGTCGTACAGCTCGACAAGTTGAATCCTCAG GTGGCTTCTGGAATGGTGTCGGCCTTCTCGAGGTGGAAGCGATACGATGAAAACCGGCAAGTTCTTGCAAAG TCTCAGCTGGAGATGATACTGTCTGCAAATGGGCTCTCCGAGAATGTTTTCGAGATTGCATCAAAGAGCTTGGCTTCTTGA
- the LOC140863285 gene encoding uncharacterized protein: protein MRRGVVNGTDAIETISAAATAVASLENRVPQASFQKRRWGSCWSLYWCFGSQKNSHRIGHAVLVPESAAAGADASVPGHPSQPPSIVLPFAAPPSSPASYLPSEPPSATQSPTGLLSLTSASANIYSPGGPASIFAIGPYAHETQLVSPPVFSTFTTEPSTAPYTPPPESVHLTVPSSPEVPFARLLEPNLHHGESDQRYPLSQYEFQSYQLQPGSPVSHLISPCSGISGSGTASPFPDCEFASGHPFFLEFRTGNPPKLLDLDKILRGWESRQGSGAVTPDASGATSCEPCLMKRQDSDVASLPDTHNGSIKDDTVVEHRVSFEIPAEEVFHRVEKEPMTSPKAVAVSVVDVEHRGEENSLQCTDEPGDSAGETIVGISENSQTNSENGPQHEKTRTITLGSAKEFKFDNIDGHCDEPVVGSDWWANEKILGEEGTSLNDWSFFPMVQTGVS from the exons ATGAGAAGAGGAGTGGTGAATGGAACGGATGCGATAGAGACGATAAGCGCCGCCGCCACTGCGGTCGCTTCTCTGGAGAATCGCGTTCCTCAAGCTTCGTTTCAG AAAAGAAGGTGGGGAAGCTGCTGGAGCCTTTATTGGTGTTTTGGATCGCAAAAGAATAGCCATCGAATTGGACATGCAGTTCTAGTTCCTGAAAGTGCAGCTGCAGGAGCAGATGCTTCCGTACCTGGACATCCATCCCAGCCTCCTTCCATAGTACTGCCTTTTGCTGCTCCACCTTCATCTCCGGCATCATATCTTCCTTCAGAACCACCTTCTGCAACTCAGTCACCAACTGGTTTATTATCTCTCACTTCTGCCTCTGCAAACATATATTCTCCTGGTGGCCCTGCTTCAATTTTTGCTATTGGCCCTTATGCTCATGAGACCCAGTTAGTCTCACCTCCAGTCTTCTCAACCTTCACCACTGAACCATCAACTGCACCCTATACTCCTCCCCCAGAATCAGTCCACTTGACCGTGCCTTCCTCTCCTGAGGTGCCTTTTGCTCGGCTTCTCGAACCTAACCTCCACCATGGTGAAAGTGATCAAAGATACCCTTTATCCCAGTATGAATTTCAATCCTATCAGCTTCAGCCTGGCAGTCCAGTCAGCCATTTGATCTCTCCTTGCTCGGGCATCTCTGGTTCGGGCACCGCATCACCTTTCCCTGATTGTGAGTTTGCCAGTGGACATCCCTTTTTCCTTGAGTTCAGAACTGGAAATCCACCTAAACTTTTAGACCTTGACAAGATTCTTCGTGGATGGGAATCACGCCAAGGATCAGGTGCAGTGACTCCAGATGCTTCTGGTGCTACATCTTGTGAGCCTTGCCTTATGAAGCGCCAAGACTCAGATGTTGCCTCTCTTCCAGATACACATAATGGATCGATAAAAGATGATACCGTGGTTGAGCACAGAGTTTCTTTTGAGATACCAGCCGAAGAAGTTTTTCATCGTGTGGAAAAAGAGCCAATGACCTCACCCAAAGCCGTAGCAGTGTCTGTTGTGGATGTAGAACACAGAGGAGAAGAAAACTCATTACAATGCACTGATGAACCTGGTGATTCAGCTGGAGAAACTATCGTTGGCATCTCTGAGAATTCTCAGACCAACAGTGAGAATGGACCGCAGCATGAAAAAACCCGAACAATTACTCTTGGATCAGCCAAAGAGTTCAAATTTGACAATATAGATGGACACTGCGATGAACCGGTAGTTGGGTCTGACTGGTGGGCGAATGAGAAGATTCTTGGTGAGGAGGGAACGTCATTGAATGACTGGTCTTTCTTCCCAATGGTGCAGACCGGTGTCAGTTAG